In the Alkaliphilus oremlandii OhILAs genome, one interval contains:
- a CDS encoding ATP-dependent Clp protease ATP-binding subunit gives MAMFGRFTERAQRVITLSQQIAQQLGHSYVGTEHLLLGLVREEEGIAAKALKNLGVEVEDIQQIIVQSIGVGNKPVELLGYTPRTKKVFELSVAEARNLNHNYVGTEHLLLGLISEGDGIASKILVQLGVNLQNVREAVLKLLNSNSSASNAKNYTASSDKETPTLNQFGRDLNDLAREGKIDPVIGRSKEIDRVIQVLSRRTKNNPCLIGEPGVGKTAVAEGLAQQIVEGNVPDILKDKRVVTLDLASMVAGAKYRGEFEDRLKKVMEEIRSVDNVILFIDEMHTIIGAGAAEGAIDAANILKPALARGEMQVIGATTLNEYRKHIEKDAALERRFQPITVEEPSIEDAIRILEGLRDKYEAHHGVKITDEALKAAVELSARYITDRFLPDKAIDLIDEAASKVKIFTVTTPPDLRDLEERLEKLSNEKEEAISVQDFERAAKLRDEEKQTKEALAERKNDVNKRHKDAIVSSEEIANIVSDWTGVPVRRLQQGESEKLLNMEEILHNRVIGQEEAVKSIARAIRRARVGLKDPKRPIGSFIFLGPTGVGKTELSKALAESMFGNEDDMIRIDMSEYMEKHTVSRLIGSPPGYVGFDEGGQLTEKVRRKPYSVVLFDEIEKAHPDVFNILLQILDDGRLTDAQGRTVDFKNTVIIMTSNVGAHTIKKQKILGFAASQEESAQNEYEKMKENIMDELRRTFRPEFLNRIDDIIVFHGLEREDIGKIVDLLLVDLKSRLKALEIDLEISEEAKNYIADKGFDPQFGARPLKREIQRTVENQLSEELLRGSIKAGSTVLVDLSDGKIVIRPKVGL, from the coding sequence ATGGCCATGTTTGGAAGATTTACAGAAAGAGCCCAAAGAGTGATTACCCTATCCCAACAGATTGCTCAGCAATTAGGTCATAGCTACGTAGGGACAGAGCATCTATTATTGGGATTGGTTCGAGAAGAAGAGGGGATTGCTGCAAAGGCATTGAAGAATTTAGGTGTAGAGGTAGAGGATATACAGCAGATTATCGTACAGTCCATCGGTGTTGGAAATAAACCTGTAGAACTGTTGGGATATACACCACGAACCAAGAAGGTTTTTGAATTGAGTGTTGCTGAGGCAAGAAATCTGAACCATAATTATGTAGGAACAGAGCATTTACTATTGGGGTTAATCAGCGAAGGCGATGGCATTGCATCGAAAATTTTAGTACAGCTAGGGGTAAATCTACAGAATGTAAGAGAAGCGGTATTGAAGCTGTTAAACAGCAATAGTTCAGCATCCAACGCTAAGAATTATACGGCAAGCAGCGACAAAGAAACACCGACCCTCAATCAATTTGGTAGGGATCTGAACGATCTGGCAAGGGAAGGAAAAATTGACCCTGTCATAGGAAGAAGCAAGGAAATCGATCGTGTTATACAGGTTTTAAGCCGTAGAACAAAGAACAACCCTTGCCTCATTGGAGAACCAGGTGTAGGGAAGACTGCTGTTGCAGAAGGATTAGCTCAGCAAATCGTAGAAGGGAATGTTCCAGATATATTGAAGGATAAAAGAGTGGTGACCCTAGATCTAGCTTCTATGGTGGCGGGAGCAAAATACAGAGGTGAATTTGAAGACCGATTAAAAAAGGTCATGGAGGAAATACGATCCGTAGATAATGTAATTTTATTTATAGATGAAATGCATACCATTATCGGAGCAGGTGCCGCAGAGGGTGCAATCGATGCTGCCAACATTTTAAAGCCCGCATTGGCTCGAGGTGAAATGCAGGTCATCGGTGCGACCACATTAAATGAATACCGAAAGCATATTGAAAAGGATGCTGCATTGGAGAGAAGGTTCCAGCCAATTACCGTGGAAGAACCAAGCATCGAAGATGCGATTCGAATACTGGAAGGACTAAGAGATAAATATGAAGCCCACCATGGGGTTAAGATTACAGACGAAGCTTTAAAGGCAGCAGTAGAGCTCTCAGCACGATATATTACGGACCGATTTTTACCAGATAAAGCAATCGACTTAATCGATGAAGCAGCATCGAAGGTTAAAATATTTACCGTAACCACACCGCCGGATTTAAGGGATTTAGAAGAGCGATTAGAGAAGCTTTCTAATGAGAAGGAAGAAGCCATCAGCGTACAGGACTTTGAAAGAGCTGCCAAACTGAGAGATGAGGAAAAACAAACGAAGGAGGCGCTGGCAGAGAGAAAGAATGATGTCAATAAAAGGCATAAAGATGCCATCGTTTCAAGCGAAGAAATCGCTAATATTGTATCAGATTGGACAGGAGTGCCTGTAAGGAGGCTACAACAGGGAGAATCTGAAAAGCTATTGAATATGGAAGAAATTCTTCACAACAGAGTCATCGGTCAAGAAGAGGCTGTAAAGTCCATAGCGAGGGCCATCAGAAGAGCTAGAGTTGGGCTCAAGGACCCGAAAAGGCCCATTGGATCCTTCATATTCTTAGGACCGACCGGTGTTGGAAAAACAGAACTATCCAAGGCATTGGCAGAATCCATGTTTGGAAATGAAGATGATATGATTCGAATTGATATGTCGGAGTATATGGAAAAGCATACGGTTTCAAGGCTGATTGGTTCTCCTCCAGGGTATGTAGGCTTCGATGAGGGCGGACAACTGACAGAGAAGGTTAGAAGAAAGCCTTATTCCGTTGTCCTATTTGATGAAATAGAAAAGGCTCATCCCGATGTATTTAATATATTGTTGCAGATCCTAGACGATGGACGGCTAACGGATGCACAAGGTCGAACTGTGGATTTTAAGAATACGGTCATTATCATGACTTCTAACGTAGGTGCCCACACCATTAAGAAGCAGAAGATCTTAGGCTTTGCTGCCAGTCAAGAAGAATCTGCTCAAAATGAATATGAAAAAATGAAAGAAAATATTATGGATGAATTGAGAAGAACCTTTAGACCAGAGTTCTTGAACCGAATCGATGATATTATTGTATTCCATGGATTGGAAAGAGAGGACATTGGTAAGATCGTGGATCTACTACTGGTGGATTTAAAGAGCAGACTAAAGGCTCTAGAGATTGATCTTGAAATCAGCGAAGAAGCAAAGAACTATATTGCAGATAAGGGGTTTGACCCACAATTCGGAGCAAGG
- the fusA gene encoding elongation factor G, protein MKGYQADQIRNIAFLGHGGCGKTTLTEAVLFSAKLTNRMGRVEDGNTVSDFDKEEVSRSISIGTSIIPVEWHNHKINLLDTPGYFDFIGEVQSALKAAGGAVILVDATSGIEVGTEKSWDLLADSSKPRFIFVNKMDRENANFDKVLSDLREKFGKKIAPFQIPLGANENFIGNINVVKMIAREYTGKDCVEKPIPPELLSEAEAIREMLIESVAESDEALLEKFFAGETFTEKEIQEGLRKGVINGDIVPVICGASSKNIGTHTLLDMLIDYSPSPMDMPSKKGTNPYTEETVERTLEPNEPFSAQIFKTIVDPYVGKISLFKVISGKLTPDLEVLNANKDEKEKISSLFLLRGKNQIEVKEIVAGDIGAVAKLQYSSTGDTLCSVNHPIVFSNIEFAKPQLALSVEPKAKGDEEKISSGLQRLAEEDPSFLFERNPETKQTLVYGQGELHIKIITNKLKNKFGVDVDLKDPKVPYRETIKGKSDVQGKHKKQSGGHGQYGDVKIRFEPCASEFEFAEEIFGGSVPKSYIPAVEKGLRECLDTGALAGYPVVNLKATLYDGSYHDVDSSEMAFKIAASLAFKKGVEAAKPVLLEPIVKVEVVVPEDFMGDVMGDLNKRRGRILGMEPQPKGMQLVVAEAPQSEMFKYATDLRSMTQARGSFTMEFVRYEEVPQMISDKVVESARAEK, encoded by the coding sequence ATGAAAGGGTATCAAGCTGACCAAATTAGAAACATTGCTTTTTTAGGACATGGAGGTTGTGGTAAAACAACATTAACAGAGGCAGTTCTATTTTCGGCAAAATTAACTAATCGAATGGGCAGAGTTGAAGATGGCAATACCGTATCCGATTTTGATAAAGAAGAAGTTTCAAGAAGTATCTCCATCGGAACATCCATAATCCCTGTAGAATGGCACAATCACAAAATTAACCTTCTAGACACCCCTGGATATTTTGACTTCATTGGTGAGGTTCAAAGTGCCTTGAAGGCTGCTGGTGGAGCAGTAATACTAGTGGACGCTACAAGTGGTATTGAAGTAGGTACAGAAAAATCATGGGATCTTTTAGCAGATAGTAGTAAGCCTAGATTTATATTTGTTAATAAAATGGATCGTGAAAATGCAAATTTTGACAAAGTGTTAAGTGACTTAAGGGAAAAATTCGGAAAAAAAATTGCGCCCTTCCAAATTCCATTAGGAGCCAATGAAAATTTTATTGGAAATATTAACGTTGTAAAAATGATTGCAAGAGAATATACAGGCAAAGATTGCGTGGAAAAACCAATTCCACCAGAATTATTATCCGAGGCTGAAGCAATCAGAGAAATGCTCATAGAGTCTGTTGCAGAAAGTGATGAAGCCCTATTAGAAAAATTCTTCGCTGGGGAAACCTTTACAGAAAAGGAAATCCAAGAAGGTCTAAGAAAAGGTGTAATTAACGGTGACATTGTTCCTGTTATTTGTGGAGCTTCCTCTAAAAATATAGGTACTCATACCCTACTCGATATGTTAATAGATTATTCCCCATCGCCAATGGATATGCCTTCTAAGAAGGGTACCAATCCATATACAGAAGAAACTGTAGAACGTACTTTAGAACCGAACGAACCTTTCTCTGCTCAAATATTCAAAACCATTGTAGACCCTTATGTTGGTAAAATATCCTTGTTCAAAGTAATTTCCGGAAAACTTACACCAGACTTAGAAGTATTAAATGCTAATAAAGATGAAAAAGAAAAAATCTCCTCTTTATTCTTATTGAGAGGAAAAAATCAAATAGAAGTCAAGGAAATCGTTGCTGGAGATATTGGCGCTGTGGCGAAATTACAATATTCTAGTACAGGTGATACGCTATGCAGCGTTAACCACCCAATCGTATTTAGTAATATTGAGTTTGCAAAACCACAACTTGCTTTAAGTGTTGAGCCGAAGGCAAAGGGAGACGAAGAAAAAATAAGCTCCGGGCTCCAACGTCTCGCAGAGGAAGACCCTTCCTTCTTATTTGAAAGAAATCCAGAAACAAAACAAACCCTTGTATATGGGCAAGGCGAGCTTCATATTAAAATAATCACCAATAAGTTGAAAAATAAATTTGGTGTCGATGTAGATCTGAAAGACCCTAAAGTACCCTATAGGGAAACTATTAAAGGAAAATCTGATGTACAAGGAAAACATAAGAAACAATCCGGTGGCCACGGACAATACGGCGATGTTAAGATTCGTTTCGAACCTTGTGCAAGTGAATTTGAATTTGCAGAAGAAATATTCGGTGGTTCCGTTCCTAAATCCTATATTCCTGCAGTAGAAAAAGGACTAAGGGAATGTTTAGATACTGGAGCACTTGCAGGATATCCTGTAGTAAACCTGAAAGCCACATTGTACGATGGTTCCTATCACGATGTAGACTCCTCTGAGATGGCTTTTAAAATTGCAGCATCCCTCGCCTTTAAAAAAGGGGTTGAAGCGGCAAAACCAGTTCTTTTAGAGCCTATCGTAAAGGTGGAAGTTGTAGTTCCTGAAGATTTTATGGGCGATGTTATGGGCGATTTAAATAAACGAAGAGGTCGAATTTTGGGTATGGAGCCTCAACCAAAAGGAATGCAGCTGGTCGTTGCAGAAGCTCCTCAATCCGAAATGTTTAAATATGCTACAGACTTAAGATCCATGACCCAGGCTAGAGGCTCCTTTACAATGGAATTCGTTCGCTACGAAGAGGTTCCTCAAATGATCAGCGATAAAGTAGTAGAAAGTGCTAGAGCAGAAAAATAA
- a CDS encoding UvrB/UvrC motif-containing protein — protein sequence MLCDDCKNKEANVHVTKIINGKKQEKNLCEDCARKNEKTNFENNFSMPNFLTSLLEGNLGFNMDYKEDKRCPQCNATYEDYKRSGRLGCGVCYETFSDMLLPLIRKIQGSTKHGGKIPKKSGAVIRLKNELKASKAKLQQLIMQEEFEEAAKIRDEIRTLEGEINKGI from the coding sequence ATGCTTTGTGACGACTGTAAAAATAAAGAAGCAAATGTACATGTAACAAAAATCATCAATGGAAAAAAACAAGAGAAAAATTTGTGTGAGGATTGTGCAAGGAAAAATGAAAAAACAAACTTTGAGAATAACTTTTCTATGCCGAATTTTTTAACGAGCCTATTGGAGGGCAATCTTGGGTTTAATATGGATTACAAAGAGGATAAGAGATGTCCACAGTGTAATGCTACCTATGAAGATTACAAGAGAAGCGGTAGATTAGGATGTGGTGTGTGCTACGAAACTTTTTCAGATATGTTGTTACCGCTCATTCGAAAGATACAAGGAAGTACGAAGCATGGTGGTAAGATCCCTAAAAAGTCTGGAGCTGTTATTCGATTGAAAAATGAACTAAAAGCATCCAAGGCGAAGCTGCAACAATTAATTATGCAAGAAGAGTTTGAAGAGGCAGCGAAGATAAGAGATGAAATCAGAACTCTTGAGGGAGAAATTAATAAGGGAATTTAG
- a CDS encoding protein arginine kinase, with product MPKWVKEIGPESDIAISSRIRMARNIESMPFPNDLNEAQSKNILEMVHHTITNANSSFKKEFELIEMNRQDKIERLNYIEKHLISPALAQNTTGGAALINKEETISIMVNEEDHIRIQCLLPGLQLTECLDLGNKIDDLLEESIRYSFDENLGYLTSCPTNVGTGVRASVMLHLPALSLTGYINGVFNVASKIGLAVRGIYGEGSQYTGNIYQISNQITLGPPEEELVSTLHDVTMQIIQNERAVREHLLASKNIELSDRVFRAYGILKSARLLTSTEAMQLISDLRLGVNLNLIQDVSIEKINELMVTIQPGYLQKYFNSDLSGIERDIKRAQLVRETL from the coding sequence ATGCCGAAATGGGTCAAAGAGATCGGTCCAGAATCAGATATTGCGATCAGCAGTCGTATTCGCATGGCACGGAATATAGAATCAATGCCATTTCCCAATGATTTAAATGAAGCGCAGTCTAAAAATATTTTGGAGATGGTACACCATACGATAACCAATGCAAATTCCTCTTTTAAAAAGGAATTTGAACTGATTGAGATGAATAGACAAGACAAAATAGAACGATTGAATTACATAGAGAAGCATTTAATTAGTCCTGCGCTCGCCCAAAATACGACAGGTGGTGCAGCACTGATCAATAAAGAAGAAACCATCAGTATTATGGTGAATGAAGAAGATCATATTCGAATTCAATGCTTGTTGCCAGGCTTACAATTGACGGAATGCTTAGATCTAGGAAACAAAATAGATGATTTGCTAGAGGAGAGTATTCGGTATAGTTTTGATGAGAACTTAGGTTATTTAACATCCTGTCCAACCAATGTAGGAACAGGTGTGAGAGCTTCTGTCATGCTTCATTTGCCGGCACTGAGCTTAACGGGCTATATCAATGGCGTATTTAATGTGGCAAGTAAAATTGGCTTAGCTGTCCGAGGCATCTATGGGGAAGGGAGTCAGTATACTGGAAATATTTATCAGATTTCCAATCAGATCACACTGGGGCCACCGGAAGAAGAGCTGGTAAGTACCCTGCACGATGTAACGATGCAAATCATACAGAACGAAAGAGCCGTAAGAGAACATCTGCTGGCAAGCAAAAATATAGAGCTATCCGATAGAGTCTTTAGAGCCTATGGTATTCTAAAGAGTGCAAGGCTATTGACTTCTACTGAGGCGATGCAGTTAATTTCTGATTTAAGACTAGGCGTTAATTTAAATTTAATTCAGGATGTTTCAATTGAAAAGATTAATGAATTGATGGTAACGATACAACCAGGCTACTTACAGAAATATTTTAATTCTGATTTATCTGGTATTGAAAGAGATATAAAAAGGGCACAATTAGTAAGAGAAACGTTATAG
- a CDS encoding thioredoxin family protein: MIVQQLFESGMSFEVFAPNDHDVNMEKLLKIYEQIQLDEEFINKIKFIHKNIYILVFAELWCPDCIINLPAIKKISEVNPNITFRILPRDGYEQYMEPYKIGGKPKIPTCVIFNDKFEEIGAFIEYPKILRDIVNKGNQVEVIVAKRKYHKGEYVVDTIKEIFDLIMKAI; this comes from the coding sequence ATGATAGTTCAACAATTATTTGAATCAGGCATGTCGTTCGAAGTATTCGCTCCTAATGACCATGATGTGAATATGGAGAAGTTGTTAAAGATATACGAACAAATTCAATTAGATGAAGAATTCATCAATAAAATTAAATTCATACATAAGAATATTTATATATTAGTTTTTGCAGAATTATGGTGCCCGGATTGTATTATTAATCTGCCTGCCATAAAGAAAATAAGTGAAGTGAATCCCAACATCACCTTTCGTATACTACCGAGGGATGGCTATGAACAGTACATGGAGCCATACAAAATTGGTGGCAAGCCTAAGATTCCTACCTGTGTGATATTTAATGATAAATTTGAAGAAATTGGTGCTTTTATTGAATATCCCAAAATATTAAGAGATATTGTCAATAAAGGAAATCAAGTAGAAGTCATCGTGGCAAAACGTAAATATCATAAAGGAGAATATGTGGTGGATACCATCAAAGAAATTTTTGATTTAATAATGAAGGCGATCTAA
- the nrdJ gene encoding ribonucleoside-triphosphate reductase, adenosylcobalamin-dependent: MIQVMKRNGRLVEFNPSKITNAIKKAMAETKLGVDHNLSVKITEEIKEKIQNNAKPIHVEEIQDIVEMLLMSSDRKDVAKRYIIYRNERAKIRANQKSSDEKLLTDEFISQYKHQIPPLNQLGNFVYYRTYSRWLQEEGRREYWWETVRRAVEYNCSLVPTRREEAEKLFDNVYNLRQFLSGRTFWVGGTSVAKNYPMSNYNCSFVVIDSFEAFRDLFYLLMIGSGVGARVLKEDVQNLPKIRTDYEIIHKDYVNISIKDREDNTSLVFSHNNSVKITVGDSKEGWIQSLDFFFKLLYSNEYRNIKTIIVDYDHVRPKGAKLKSFGGTASGHESLKNMFYKIDKVIKNSRKVNGSGKIKLRPIDCLDIANIIGENVVVGGVRRTAEMILIDADDKECVEAKSNLYKQIDGQWIVDQNIIHRQMSNNSIYYTEKPSREKLHWQIQQMRYSGEPGWINAEAAAKRRPNMNGVNPCGEILLDSQGLCNLTTINVMAFVKEDGTLDLEGIIEAQKLSVRAGYRMTCVELELPHWDKVQQRDKLVGCSLTGWQDLVNATTMDIEAQKKLLSMLRKAARNEVDAYAKEIGQNIPLLVTTVKPEGTLSQLPTVSSGVHYSHSPYYIRRIRISAHDPLVKVCEELEYPVYPEVGQDWDTCSTKVVEFPVKAPAGRTKYDISAIEQLENYKLFMESYVDHNCSITIHVRNHEWEEVEEWVWNHWDDVVALSFLALEDNFYQLLPYESIDEEEYNKRLRSMKAFIPSLISKYEEKEMDLDIGSDSCDNGICPIR; the protein is encoded by the coding sequence ATGATACAGGTAATGAAGCGTAACGGAAGGTTAGTGGAGTTTAATCCATCTAAAATCACCAATGCCATTAAAAAAGCTATGGCAGAAACTAAATTGGGCGTAGATCATAATTTAAGTGTAAAAATTACGGAAGAAATTAAAGAGAAAATTCAAAACAACGCAAAGCCTATCCATGTAGAAGAAATTCAAGATATTGTAGAGATGCTATTGATGTCATCGGATAGAAAAGATGTAGCAAAAAGATATATTATCTATAGAAATGAACGAGCAAAGATTAGAGCAAATCAAAAAAGTTCAGATGAAAAACTACTGACCGATGAATTCATTAGCCAATATAAGCATCAAATACCACCTTTAAATCAATTGGGAAACTTCGTATATTACCGTACTTATTCTAGATGGCTACAAGAGGAAGGACGAAGAGAATACTGGTGGGAAACCGTTAGAAGAGCAGTGGAATATAACTGTAGCTTAGTCCCTACGAGAAGAGAAGAGGCAGAAAAGCTATTTGATAATGTTTACAATTTGAGACAGTTTTTATCTGGAAGGACCTTCTGGGTTGGCGGTACTTCCGTTGCAAAGAACTATCCCATGTCCAACTACAATTGTTCTTTTGTCGTGATTGATAGCTTCGAGGCCTTTAGAGATCTATTCTATTTACTGATGATTGGTTCTGGCGTAGGAGCAAGGGTACTAAAAGAAGATGTGCAGAATTTACCTAAAATAAGAACAGATTATGAAATCATACATAAAGACTACGTAAATATATCAATAAAAGATAGGGAAGATAACACAAGCCTTGTGTTTTCACATAATAATTCAGTTAAAATCACTGTAGGGGATAGTAAGGAAGGATGGATTCAATCCTTAGACTTTTTCTTTAAACTATTATATAGCAACGAATATAGAAATATAAAAACCATCATTGTAGATTATGACCACGTTAGGCCAAAGGGGGCAAAATTAAAATCCTTTGGTGGAACTGCCAGTGGACATGAAAGCTTAAAAAATATGTTCTATAAAATTGATAAAGTCATTAAAAATAGCAGAAAAGTAAACGGGTCTGGAAAGATAAAGCTTAGACCGATCGACTGCTTAGATATTGCCAACATCATAGGGGAAAACGTGGTTGTTGGTGGTGTTAGACGTACGGCTGAAATGATTCTAATCGATGCAGACGATAAAGAATGCGTTGAGGCAAAGTCCAATCTTTATAAGCAAATTGATGGTCAATGGATTGTAGACCAAAATATTATACATAGACAAATGAGCAATAACTCAATCTACTATACCGAAAAACCAAGTCGTGAAAAACTTCATTGGCAAATTCAGCAGATGCGTTATTCTGGTGAACCTGGATGGATCAACGCAGAGGCAGCTGCTAAAAGAAGGCCAAATATGAATGGGGTCAATCCTTGTGGTGAAATTTTACTAGACTCCCAGGGGTTATGTAATTTGACTACGATTAATGTGATGGCTTTTGTAAAAGAGGATGGCACCTTAGATTTAGAAGGGATTATAGAGGCTCAAAAGCTATCTGTAAGAGCAGGCTACCGAATGACCTGTGTAGAATTAGAGCTACCACACTGGGATAAGGTACAGCAAAGAGATAAATTAGTAGGTTGCTCTTTAACTGGTTGGCAGGATTTAGTAAATGCAACTACGATGGATATAGAAGCCCAGAAAAAATTACTGAGTATGCTAAGAAAGGCTGCAAGAAACGAAGTAGATGCATATGCAAAGGAAATTGGACAAAACATTCCTTTATTGGTTACTACTGTAAAGCCGGAAGGAACTTTGAGCCAATTACCAACGGTATCTAGCGGGGTACACTATTCACATTCCCCATACTATATCAGAAGAATTCGAATCAGTGCCCATGATCCGCTGGTAAAGGTATGTGAAGAATTAGAATATCCAGTTTACCCAGAAGTTGGACAAGATTGGGATACTTGCTCTACGAAGGTTGTAGAATTCCCAGTAAAGGCACCAGCTGGCAGAACGAAATATGATATTTCAGCAATAGAGCAACTGGAAAATTATAAGCTATTTATGGAAAGCTATGTGGATCATAACTGTTCTATCACCATTCACGTAAGAAATCACGAGTGGGAAGAAGTTGAAGAATGGGTATGGAATCACTGGGATGATGTGGTGGCCCTTTCATTCTTAGCTTTAGAAGATAACTTCTATCAGCTATTGCCCTATGAGTCCATTGATGAAGAAGAATACAATAAAAGACTTCGTAGTATGAAGGCATTTATACCTTCTCTGATCAGTAAATATGAAGAGAAAGAAATGGATTTAGACATCGGTAGTGATAGCTGTGACAATGGAATTTGTCCAATAAGATAG